In Armatimonas rosea, a single genomic region encodes these proteins:
- a CDS encoding RsmE family RNA methyltransferase yields the protein MPQCFFIEPTLGELQLLPEDKTHHLVHVLKMQAGEPVRLHDGQNRWAMATLELLGKKRVSARLTSAWQAVTTEPERQVTVFQALPKTGDKVEQVLQHGTELGAAGFVLFASERAQARLEERDRIERKVARWEELIRNAAEQSGRGVLPPVTYTRSLDEALAHAVGVALLLEESGQHLPPDLGNTVSVFVGPESGFTAAEKKQILAVGAQAVSLGPRTLRTETAALATLAKLL from the coding sequence ATGCCCCAGTGTTTTTTTATCGAGCCCACCCTTGGAGAGCTTCAGCTTCTCCCCGAGGACAAGACCCACCACCTTGTCCATGTCCTCAAGATGCAAGCCGGCGAACCAGTCCGTCTCCACGATGGCCAGAATCGCTGGGCCATGGCGACTTTGGAGCTACTGGGGAAGAAGCGGGTCTCGGCGCGCCTGACCAGCGCTTGGCAAGCCGTCACTACCGAGCCAGAGCGGCAGGTGACGGTCTTTCAGGCGCTCCCCAAGACAGGCGATAAGGTCGAGCAGGTCTTGCAGCACGGCACCGAGCTGGGGGCGGCTGGCTTTGTGCTCTTCGCCAGCGAGAGAGCCCAGGCACGGCTGGAGGAGCGCGACCGGATCGAGCGGAAAGTGGCACGCTGGGAGGAGCTCATTCGTAACGCTGCGGAGCAGTCGGGGCGGGGTGTCCTCCCCCCTGTCACCTACACCCGTAGTCTCGACGAGGCCCTGGCTCACGCTGTCGGCGTGGCTCTCTTGCTCGAGGAGAGTGGCCAGCACCTTCCACCCGACCTAGGTAACACGGTGTCTGTCTTTGTGGGGCCTGAGAGTGGCTTCACCGCAGCGGAGAAAAAGCAGATTCTGGCGGTGGGAGCGCAGGCGGTCTCGCTGGGACCACGCACCCTACGCACCGAGACAGCTGCACTGGCTACCCTCGCCAAGCTGCTCTAG